The segment GTCCTCGATCAGCGTTGCGGCCTCACGCGCGACGTGCGTCTCCTGCGCCCAGCCGGGGATGTCGACGACGATCGGGCCGTCGTAAACCTCGCGGACGAGCTTGATCGCTTGGTTGTAGGCATCGGCGAACGACTGCGGCCTCTGCTTGTGGCTGCCCCACTCGTTCATGAGATTGATCGTAAGCGGACCCGTCTCGCGCAACGCGCCGTAGTTTGCCCGCCACCATTTCGCCGCGTTCAAGAGTTCTTCGACGCTGTCGCTGCCGTTGAACCGCGCGTGATGGTAGGTGGCGATCACCCCATAACCCTGCGCCTGCGCCTCAGTGAGCCATCGCTTCGCGGTCCCAATCGGGATCGACGGCTCGATCTCGACCCGCACCGTCTGAATCCGCGGCTGGGCGCGCATCAATTTCCAGCCGAAGTCGACCTGACCAGCGTTGAAATACGACGGTTGCAGGTTCACCCCGTCGCCGAAGCCCAGCGTCGCCGCGTGCAGCCCCAGGCCAAGCAGCGCCACCGTTAACCCCACGCCGACGCGCACCACGCGCCACGCTCCGCCGGCAGGTGGAACGCCAGCCGGATCGCCGGAGGCACGAGGAATATGGGCGCACATGAGGGCACGAGGCAGTCCCACCGGCCGAACGCTGTCAACGACGCCCGAGCCGAAGATGCCTTTCATCTGAAGGGCGAACGGCTCGGGCGGGTTTAGGCGTAGCGCCTCCGGACGCATACTCCGCTTTTCCCCATGCACCCTCATCGTCGCCTGATCTGCTGGCTCATTTTGCTCGTTTCGCTCTGCACCACGCCGCTGCTCGCGGTGCCCTACACGCTCGCCGACACCGACCAGCGCGCGCTGCCAAGGTCGGCCAACGGCCGGGACTACCTGCTCTACATCGCGCTGCCTTCGAACTACGCGAGCGAGCCGACCCGGCGCTATCCGGTCGTCTACGTGCTCGACGGCTACTGGGATTTCTCGCTGATCTGCACGGTCACGGGCCTGTTACGAGTGGACGCCGCCGCGCCCGAAGTGATCGTCGTCGGCATTGGCTACGGTGGCACCAATCCCGACGTGAACACGCTGCGCGCGATCGACCTCACGCCGGGTGTGGATCCCTGGTTTGACTCGAGCGGCACGCGCTGTGGTCGCGCGGATGATTTTCTCAACGTCATCGCCAACGAGATCATTCCATTTGTAGAACGCGAATATCGCGCCGACCCCAGCTACCGCGTGCTCACCGGCACGTCCTTCGCCGGCCTGTTCTCCGCCTACGCCGCGGTGGAAAGACCTGGACTCTTCCAGGCTCATGTCGCCTGCAGCCCGTCGCTGTGGTGGCGCAGCAATTTCGTGCTCACCCGCGAGGCCGCGCTGTCGCTCACCCGCATGTCGATGCCGGTGCGGCTTTTCCTCAGCTACGCCAGCGAGGAAAGCTCGAGCATCATCGATTCCACGCGCGCGTTTTTTCGGCAGCTGCGACCGCGCACCTACGCCAATTTCGCCGTCGCCGTGCGCGAAGCAGAAGGCGAGCGACACTCGACCACCAAACCCGAAACCTACACGCGTGGGCTGCGCTTTGCGTTCGCACCGCTCGCCTCGCAACCTGCGAACGTGGCGGTCACCGAACGTTCCACGTTGGTGAACATCTCATCGCGTGGCTTCATCGGCACCGGTGACAACGTGATGATCGCGGGCTTCGTGATCGACGGGCTCGTGCCGAAACGCGTACTGGTGCGCGCGGGCGGACCGGCGCTTACCGGGTTGAACGTTCCTGGCGTGCTCGCCGATCCGCAGGTGCGCGTCTATTCCGGCCAGACCGTCGTCGCCGAAAACGACAACTGGTCCGACACCGGCGAGATGGAGCTGGCCGTCCGACAAACCGGAGCGTACGCGTTCACGCACGGCAGCCGTGACGCCGCCCTGATCGTGACGCTGACTCCCGGCGCTTACACGGCGATCGGCTCCGGCGTCGGCGGCACGACCGGCAACGCACTCGTCGAGGTCTACGAACTGCCGTAGCGCTCGACCGCCACGGCCGAGCGAGTCTAGAGCCGAGGCAGATACACACCCCCTATCCGACTCAACTCTCATCCCTCAACTCTCAACCGGATCGGTCTCTCCGCTCTAGCCTCTCAGCTCTCCGCTCTGGACTCTAGACTATTTCCTCCTTCACCGGATCCCATTTCACCTTGGCCTCGCGGCGGTAGGACTCGACGGACATCACGAGCGCGACCGCTT is part of the Opitutus terrae PB90-1 genome and harbors:
- a CDS encoding cellulase family glycosylhydrolase encodes the protein MCAHIPRASGDPAGVPPAGGAWRVVRVGVGLTVALLGLGLHAATLGFGDGVNLQPSYFNAGQVDFGWKLMRAQPRIQTVRVEIEPSIPIGTAKRWLTEAQAQGYGVIATYHHARFNGSDSVEELLNAAKWWRANYGALRETGPLTINLMNEWGSHKQRPQSFADAYNQAIKLVREVYDGPIVVDIPGWAQETHVAREAATLIEDTNIIFSVHIYASGWVEYGPRHWMTTADLDALEASGRPVLVGEFGGRRKGRADWSALVDHARAKGWTLLAWAWNGDGEGMNMVRPTWSEKPQATRFSPSSYFRQVYSKLREPKRK
- a CDS encoding alpha/beta hydrolase, encoding MHPHRRLICWLILLVSLCTTPLLAVPYTLADTDQRALPRSANGRDYLLYIALPSNYASEPTRRYPVVYVLDGYWDFSLICTVTGLLRVDAAAPEVIVVGIGYGGTNPDVNTLRAIDLTPGVDPWFDSSGTRCGRADDFLNVIANEIIPFVEREYRADPSYRVLTGTSFAGLFSAYAAVERPGLFQAHVACSPSLWWRSNFVLTREAALSLTRMSMPVRLFLSYASEESSSIIDSTRAFFRQLRPRTYANFAVAVREAEGERHSTTKPETYTRGLRFAFAPLASQPANVAVTERSTLVNISSRGFIGTGDNVMIAGFVIDGLVPKRVLVRAGGPALTGLNVPGVLADPQVRVYSGQTVVAENDNWSDTGEMELAVRQTGAYAFTHGSRDAALIVTLTPGAYTAIGSGVGGTTGNALVEVYELP